The DNA sequence AAGACTCGAGGAATTCTAGGGGAGTTTTCCCCCCTAGGGCTTGATGCGGTCTTAGGTTGTTGTAGTAGTAGATGTACTGTTCGAGTTCCTTTTTGAACTCTTCTTCG is a window from the Desulfomonile tiedjei genome containing:
- a CDS encoding transposase — protein: EEEFKKELEQYIYYYNNLRPHQALGGKTPLEFLESCPRIT